In Monodelphis domestica isolate mMonDom1 chromosome 1, mMonDom1.pri, whole genome shotgun sequence, the sequence TTCCATTCAGTAAGAGGCAGCCGGAGCAAGAGATGCATGAGGGCTGTCTTGAAGTGGTAAGGGGTGAGAATGGGTTGATGTAGCCCATGGGGTGGAGCCTTTAGGCTCTGGAGATATGAAATGACCTGGAGACACTTGAGATGACAAGTGTTCTCCGGGGCAAACCGCCCAACCAGCTTCAGAAACAGGTGCTCACAGGCTGCGAAGGACTCAGGCCAGTCCACGCTAGTCAGTTTCTCTTGTTCAGGTGACTGACTCACAAAATAAATCAGAGTGTCATCCCGTTGCACTCCCAGAATCAAGTTGATTAAGAGAAATCGACCTGAGCGATAGTCCAGCCTCAGTTTACATGAGGTGGCTGAAGAGGGAAGGCTAAGCTTAAAGTCATATTTATGTGCCACTAAGGCCCAGGCCTTCCCTATCATGCTTCGGAACCAATATAGGCTCTTGAATACATCCAGGTTTGAACCAGTACAAAAGTTGTTCTTCAGGGTATTGGCAGGCTTTCCAGGACGGGAGCTGTGATCCCAGTGGTGTACAAGACATATCACATCCCCCAAAAGCTTTTCTCGCTTGCATACGCACTCTGACTCCACCCTCACTCGTCCACAACGGAGCAGACCAGATTCTGGAGTTCTCATATCTACGTGGAATGAGTTGTTTTGTGGGGGCGATAAAGGCACCAGCACATCAAACCTGTGAACATCTTGGCCAATACCCCATTTCTCAAAGGCAGGGCCTATACCTAAGCAATCCTCCAGCTGGGGGTATAGCTCTTTCCGGCCCACAATCTGACAGGTCTCTATCAGGTCATCCACAAAGCTCTCCACGAATTCACAAGTACTAGGCAAGTCACGGATATTGTTTTCGAGattctgctccaaaaaggaatccaagtcttcctgctTAGGAAAGTCAGATAGCCAAGTACATGCAGTATTAACAGTCTCCCCAGTgaattcctcctcttcctcatcactGCTGGAGTCAAAAGATGGCTCCTGTTGCATATTCTGCCGAAGAAGctcaaagaggagaaagagaccaAAGAGCCCTGCATTCCACAGGTTTCCCAGCATCCAGCCTACAGGCCCCGGTGAGCTTTCAGTCTGGAATACCTGAACCTTCTCTGATTCTTCTCTTCGTACCTTGTTTTTCCTGATGCTTTTTTCCTTATCGATGGtttcatgtttttcttcctcAATTCCTAATGGTTTCCAAGCTTCCTCCTGCATCTTCTCTTCTTGGGTTCTCTTTTCAAACTCTAGCTCCAGCTGCCGCATCTCTTCAATCATTACTTTTTCCAGTTGTCGGCTTCGGGCCAATGTGGCCAGGTCCATCCGGTCACTGACAAACATCAGGTGCTGGACAACATACATCACCGCCACAAACAGGAAGCTTATCATAGCCATGGAGGCCACTGCATCTGGAGAGGTAGGAGAGTGGGGGAATAAATAGTGATCTTCTGGGCTTGCTTTCTCTCCACTTGCATATTCCTCAGCAACCTGTACCCCAAAATCATGGAAGATGGCTACATGCtcagggaagaaagaggaatatTCTATAGCTTGGACTAGACAGATGGAGGCTATCTTCCTGTGATGAGTTCTCTTTGTATTAAAAAAGGATAggggtaaaggaatatttttttttatatatatatggatatatatatatagctttctTCTACATGGCTTAGAGAATATTTAGACCCCCCCAACATAGGGAGGTAGGTAATTTTTCCATTCCTTTATAAGTTGGATGGGTATTCTCACAGTTCTCACTCAACCATAGAAGTCCACCACAGAAACTAGATATGCCCCTACTAATCCTAGTGACTTTCTTCCCCCTGGCAAAAGGCATTGAGTCTTCCTAGGCAACTTGCCTTTCCCAATTCCAGGCAACCTAACCTCTGATTGTTCAATggcatttcctctttgacttcaTAACCTCTTGTCTGCCTAACCTGTGACATCACAATGGCCCTGCCTCCTCATCTCCAACCTACCCTTGAAATATCATTTATATCCCCAATATACACCTGGTATCCTCTACAGGCAGTATTCACAGTCACCTCTATGGCTTGCTACATAGGGTGCTCTCCTGTTTTTGTTGGACCCTGTCCCACGTACGCTGGTTCTGGCACTGAATCCAAGACACTGCTGGAGGAACCTTGCTGCCTAGACATTCTTCTGCCTGATCAGGAAGCAGAAATCCACTTTCCTGCCCAGAGGAGCAGAAGGAAAGAGCATTCACCTCCATCAATCACCAGGAATTCAGGGAATACTGACTATCAATAACATCTATGGAAGGTCTGAAGAAAGGATATGGAAGATAGAATTTTTGTGTGTGGTATTCCAAAGACCTCTGATATctttcctcctctggaaactAGAATTACTTCTAATAACTTCTAGTTAtttctcatctctatctctaAGAGCCCCATTAAAATTTAGGATAGGGATAAAAGGACCTTGTGCTCAAAATAGCAGATCCACCCATTCCCAGCCATAATTACTGTCCTTTTTAGAGTTCTCTCTGAGGCAtgcaccctcccccccccaccctacGTTCCTGAGGCAACAATCCCACCCAGGGCTACTGCCAAGAGGGCCAAGGTTACTTACAGTCCAAGAAATCACAAGCATACTTCTTAAAGAGGCCAACTAGCCTCAACCTTCATGCCTCCCAATAGCCTTTGCCTTATCTGTCAAtagtctttctcttcttcagCCTCTGTGGAGTCTGCCAGATAGAGAGTCTCTTTAGCAGTTTCCAAAGGCTATACCATGGTGTATACGTGTGTCTGCTTGTCTCCAACTCCCTTTGCTTACAAGATAGGCATTGtacctggtttaaaaaaaaaaaaacaaggcacCTCCCAGGAGCTGGCTGCTTCAATGGAAATCTTATTCCTCTGATAGCAGACCGAAGCTATGCTCCGCCTAGCCTGCGGCTCCACCCTCCCTTTCTCGTGGATac encodes:
- the ITPRIPL1 gene encoding inositol 1,4,5-trisphosphate receptor-interacting protein-like 1, coding for MAMISFLFVAVMYVVQHLMFVSDRMDLATLARSRQLEKVMIEEMRQLELEFEKRTQEEKMQEEAWKPLGIEEEKHETIDKEKSIRKNKVRREESEKVQVFQTESSPGPVGWMLGNLWNAGLFGLFLLFELLRQNMQQEPSFDSSSDEEEEEFTGETVNTACTWLSDFPKQEDLDSFLEQNLENNIRDLPSTCEFVESFVDDLIETCQIVGRKELYPQLEDCLGIGPAFEKWGIGQDVHRFDVLVPLSPPQNNSFHVDMRTPESGLLRCGRVRVESECVCKREKLLGDVICLVHHWDHSSRPGKPANTLKNNFCTGSNLDVFKSLYWFRSMIGKAWALVAHKYDFKLSLPSSATSCKLRLDYRSGRFLLINLILGVQRDDTLIYFVSQSPEQEKLTSVDWPESFAACEHLFLKLVGRFAPENTCHLKCLQVISYLQSLKAPPHGLHQPILTPYHFKTALMHLLLRLPLTEWKPELFPQRLQDILWYLGRGLQERCLYHFLIGNTFLPLTIPVPKNFRSVKPFNLFRHLELDSVAHSKAVTEFHDLVTQVKSLSGLPIPGRVM